Proteins found in one Bacteroidota bacterium genomic segment:
- a CDS encoding COX15/CtaA family protein: MEDRAIGRFYQAARIALFSVYLVILAGAVVRTTGSGMGCPDWPRCFGQLIPPTRVEQLPPDWKVRYNPHGHELEDFNAAKTWTEFINRDIGVLSGLATLWMLVCAWRLPSARRGPLLLSLLVLVLLAFQAWLGKKVVDTNLRENMITLHMVMAAVIVFVLLFILRPYWTVHQPAAGMPRWLASLQLGLVFLGLVQLALGTQVREQVDALLSQLDDRTAVTAALGPMVYIHRSFSLLVLAGTVWIFLRLGRMRHLQPGLYAWGLGVLLLLVAMIVSGMVLYYLALPVAVQPVHLLLSMLLLSAMFILYLRLHAAARPSIASRL, encoded by the coding sequence ATGGAAGACCGCGCCATTGGCCGTTTTTATCAGGCCGCCAGGATTGCGCTTTTTTCCGTCTATCTGGTTATTCTGGCAGGCGCGGTGGTGCGCACCACGGGTAGTGGCATGGGCTGCCCCGACTGGCCCCGCTGTTTTGGCCAGCTGATCCCCCCCACACGGGTAGAGCAGCTGCCCCCCGACTGGAAAGTCCGCTATAACCCCCATGGCCACGAGCTGGAGGACTTTAATGCCGCCAAGACCTGGACGGAGTTTATCAACCGCGACATTGGTGTCCTGTCCGGCCTGGCTACCCTCTGGATGCTCGTTTGTGCCTGGCGGCTACCCTCTGCGCGGCGAGGCCCCCTGCTGCTTAGCCTGCTGGTGCTGGTGCTGCTAGCCTTTCAGGCCTGGCTGGGCAAAAAGGTGGTGGATACCAACCTGCGCGAGAATATGATTACCCTCCACATGGTGATGGCGGCGGTTATTGTGTTTGTCTTATTGTTCATCCTGCGCCCCTACTGGACCGTGCACCAGCCTGCGGCGGGCATGCCCCGCTGGCTGGCTAGCCTGCAGCTTGGGCTGGTGTTTCTTGGGCTGGTTCAGCTGGCACTGGGCACCCAGGTGCGCGAGCAGGTAGATGCGCTGCTCAGCCAGCTGGATGATCGCACGGCTGTTACCGCAGCCCTGGGCCCCATGGTCTATATACACCGCAGTTTTTCGCTGCTTGTACTGGCGGGCACGGTATGGATTTTCCTGCGCCTTGGGCGCATGCGCCATCTCCAGCCGGGCCTGTATGCCTGGGGGCTGGGTGTGCTCCTCCTGCTTGTCGCCATGATTGTCAGTGGCATGGTTTTGTACTACCTGGCCCTGCCTGTTGCCGTTCAGCCGGTGCATCTGCTGCTTAGCATGCTGCTGCTCAGTGCTATGTTTATACTCTACCTGCGGCTGCATGCTGCCGCCCGGCCCTCAATTGCCTCCCGCCTGTGA
- the cyoE gene encoding heme o synthase, whose translation MIEQNLLKKPAFSLAQKLSDYKQLGKLRLSLVVVLSAAMVFLIAAPLPLAWPAFVWLVCGGLLITLGANSINEILEIRYDLYMARTASRPLPGQRMRVAEAWGFALLTTALGTGLLWVALGMLPALLGLASVLLYAFVYTPAKRMGPVAVFVGAIPGALPALIGWVAATGGLGAGGWVLFAIQVVWQLPHFWSIAWLAHEDYSRAGFRLMLYGAPGRKAAMNVLLLTALLVPMSLLPLVYGMAGLGATVLISGFSALYTLQALNLLLRQSRAAALGLMFGSFFYLPLVHLVLLVDKFI comes from the coding sequence GTGATCGAACAAAACCTCCTGAAGAAACCGGCCTTTAGCCTGGCGCAGAAGCTGAGCGACTACAAGCAGCTGGGCAAGCTGCGTCTTTCGCTGGTGGTGGTGCTCTCTGCCGCCATGGTTTTCCTCATTGCGGCCCCGCTGCCCCTGGCCTGGCCTGCCTTTGTGTGGCTGGTTTGCGGTGGCCTGCTGATTACCCTGGGTGCCAACAGCATCAATGAGATTCTGGAAATCCGCTACGACCTGTACATGGCGCGCACGGCCAGCCGCCCCCTGCCGGGGCAGCGCATGCGGGTGGCCGAGGCCTGGGGCTTTGCGCTGCTCACTACGGCCCTGGGCACCGGTCTTTTGTGGGTGGCCCTGGGCATGCTGCCTGCCCTGCTGGGCCTTGCCAGTGTACTGCTCTATGCCTTTGTGTACACCCCTGCCAAGCGAATGGGGCCGGTAGCCGTTTTTGTGGGTGCCATCCCCGGTGCCCTGCCTGCTCTGATTGGTTGGGTGGCGGCTACGGGGGGCCTGGGCGCAGGTGGCTGGGTGCTGTTTGCCATCCAGGTGGTGTGGCAGCTCCCCCACTTCTGGAGCATTGCCTGGCTAGCCCATGAAGACTACAGCCGGGCTGGCTTTCGCCTGATGCTGTATGGGGCACCCGGACGAAAGGCTGCCATGAATGTGCTCCTCCTCACAGCCCTCCTGGTGCCCATGAGCCTACTCCCCCTGGTGTATGGCATGGCAGGCCTGGGGGCTACCGTGCTCATCTCTGGGTTTAGTGCCCTGTACACCCTGCAGGCACTCAACCTGCTACTGCGCCAGAGCCGGGCTGCGGCGCTGGGCCTCATGTTCGGATCTTTTTTCTACCTTCCCCTGGTACATCTGGTGTTACTGGTCGATAAATTCATCTAA
- a CDS encoding cytochrome c oxidase subunit 3, which produces MSESRDITSFRRMHPQKFLLWVYIISTTMIFAALSSAVLVSMADAVQNGTWRFFSLPDSFTVSTLVVLLSSASMQYAYNKARQDAQRPMRLALLITMGLGAIFLAIQFLGFTTLFELGIALVDNNFVNPAGELVKSNSGGFLYIIVGMHGLHLLGALAVLLVMGILAFMNRLHPGRLLGLELATIFWHALGFLWLYLFIFLSVIYSS; this is translated from the coding sequence ATGTCCGAGTCTCGCGATATCACCTCCTTCCGGCGCATGCATCCACAGAAGTTTCTGCTCTGGGTGTATATCATCAGTACCACCATGATCTTTGCGGCACTTAGCAGCGCGGTGCTGGTGAGCATGGCCGATGCGGTGCAGAATGGCACCTGGCGTTTCTTCAGCCTGCCCGATAGTTTTACCGTGTCTACCCTGGTTGTTCTGCTTAGCTCGGCCAGTATGCAGTATGCCTACAACAAGGCACGGCAGGATGCGCAGAGGCCCATGCGCCTGGCTCTGCTCATCACCATGGGCCTGGGTGCCATTTTCCTGGCTATTCAGTTTCTGGGCTTCACTACCTTGTTCGAGCTGGGCATCGCCCTGGTGGACAACAATTTTGTAAATCCTGCCGGCGAGCTGGTAAAGAGCAATAGCGGTGGCTTTCTCTACATCATCGTGGGGATGCATGGCCTGCACCTGCTGGGTGCACTCGCTGTACTGCTGGTTATGGGCATCCTGGCCTTTATGAACCGACTGCATCCCGGACGACTACTTGGCCTGGAGCTGGCCACTATTTTCTGGCATGCCCTGGGTTTCCTGTGGTTGTATTTATTTATATTTTTGTCCGTCATCTATTCATCCTAA
- a CDS encoding cytochrome c oxidase subunit 3, with protein MATPVIASSAPEQPQATSSLWGGGRNPMGAQYGKLMMWFFLLSDAFTFSGLLIAYGVLRMSHDWWPDPEQVFQSVPFVADHGMPLIFVGIMTFILIMSSVTMVMAVDAGHKRNQKMVVFWLVLTIIGGSMFLACQALEWEHLIHQGASMSGNPFGPKYDAVAGVSDFNSPQNFAQLFFTITGFHGAHVTSGVIILIILLINVVRGIYQKTGNYEMVEKIGLYWHFVDLVWVFVFTFFYLI; from the coding sequence ATGGCCACTCCTGTTATTGCCAGTAGCGCACCCGAGCAGCCCCAGGCTACAAGCAGCCTGTGGGGCGGCGGTAGAAACCCAATGGGTGCCCAGTACGGAAAACTCATGATGTGGTTCTTCCTGCTGTCAGATGCCTTTACTTTCAGCGGCTTGCTCATTGCCTACGGCGTGCTGCGCATGAGCCACGACTGGTGGCCCGATCCCGAGCAGGTATTTCAGTCTGTACCCTTTGTGGCAGACCACGGCATGCCCCTCATTTTTGTGGGTATTATGACCTTTATACTCATTATGAGCTCCGTAACCATGGTGATGGCGGTAGATGCCGGCCACAAGCGCAACCAGAAGATGGTAGTTTTTTGGCTCGTTCTCACCATCATCGGCGGCAGCATGTTCCTAGCCTGCCAGGCCCTAGAGTGGGAGCACTTGATCCACCAGGGTGCCAGCATGAGCGGTAACCCCTTTGGCCCCAAATATGATGCTGTGGCGGGCGTGAGTGACTTCAACTCGCCCCAAAACTTTGCCCAGCTCTTCTTCACCATCACCGGCTTCCACGGTGCCCACGTTACCAGTGGGGTCATTATCCTCATCATCCTGCTCATCAACGTAGTGCGTGGTATCTATCAAAAAACCGGCAATTACGAGATGGTGGAAAAAATTGGCCTCTATTGGCACTTTGTCGATCTTGTTTGGGTCTTCGTCTTTACCTTCTTCTACCTGATTTAA
- a CDS encoding cytochrome C oxidase subunit IV family protein has translation MAHHPTTHQAHEDHGSVFSRIIAPFLWLFFITALEFIIALYIKTEETKVIWSTVFVLMTLVKAFFIVAYFMHLKFEKIGLKWSIVAPMLFVLYLILLLVLEGRYMYQSLWN, from the coding sequence ATGGCGCATCATCCCACCACGCATCAGGCGCACGAAGATCACGGCTCTGTGTTCAGCCGGATCATTGCGCCCTTTCTCTGGCTGTTTTTCATCACAGCCCTGGAGTTTATCATTGCCCTCTACATCAAGACGGAGGAGACCAAGGTAATCTGGAGTACCGTATTTGTACTCATGACACTCGTCAAGGCCTTCTTTATCGTAGCCTATTTCATGCACCTCAAGTTTGAGAAGATTGGCCTCAAGTGGTCTATCGTGGCACCCATGCTCTTTGTGCTTTATCTCATCCTGCTCCTGGTGCTCGAGGGCCGATACATGTACCAAAGCCTGTGGAACTAG
- a CDS encoding SCO family protein, whose product MSSTQPNPHRGKLRAILVASIILLPVLIWIVFISWGETRCKPLPVYKYTNATGDSVPRLIDYPQGLISQAGVSFGVESLAGKHHVAGFIFTTCPTTCPLVTRAMKEVKEGQEGTQDVAFVSYTVDPATDSAATLAAYAQAQQADWTFVTGDSSALKQLIRHSYLQPYQDAPGQREKITHSSMLVLVDKDQRIRGFYNTLRPEEMKKLQQELNVLRCEYKSQ is encoded by the coding sequence ATGTCGAGCACACAGCCCAATCCACACCGAGGAAAGCTAAGAGCCATCCTGGTTGCCAGCATCATCCTCCTGCCTGTGCTTATCTGGATTGTATTTATCTCCTGGGGCGAGACCCGCTGCAAGCCCCTGCCAGTGTATAAATACACAAATGCTACCGGAGATTCGGTTCCTCGCCTAATCGACTACCCCCAGGGCCTGATTTCGCAGGCCGGTGTCTCTTTCGGTGTCGAGAGCCTGGCAGGCAAGCACCACGTAGCTGGTTTTATTTTCACCACCTGCCCTACTACTTGCCCGCTAGTAACCCGTGCCATGAAGGAGGTGAAGGAAGGCCAAGAGGGAACCCAGGATGTCGCGTTTGTAAGCTACACCGTAGACCCCGCCACAGACAGTGCCGCTACACTAGCAGCCTATGCCCAGGCCCAGCAGGCCGACTGGACCTTTGTAACCGGCGACAGCAGCGCCCTGAAGCAGCTGATACGCCACAGCTACCTGCAGCCCTACCAGGACGCACCCGGGCAGCGTGAAAAAATAACGCATAGCAGCATGCTGGTACTGGTAGACAAGGACCAGCGCATACGTGGTTTCTACAACACCCTGCGGCCCGAGGAAATGAAGAAGCTACAGCAAGAGCTGAATGTGCTACGCTGTGAGTATAAAAGCCAGTAA
- a CDS encoding DUF420 domain-containing protein, giving the protein MKLKESIAIPLIIVLSVLIPAVVALLLFGLENLSIVDGLQKGTLPELNAIINSTVTAVLLLGFAFILRRQITAHRACMLTALALSVLFLLSYVVQHAQFESTPYPKSLPTYSLYLFILFSHIVLAVAVVPLALLSIYRGATQQYASHRRIARWTLPIWLYVSITGVVVYLMISPYY; this is encoded by the coding sequence ATGAAACTGAAGGAAAGCATTGCCATCCCCCTGATTATCGTTCTGAGTGTGCTGATACCGGCTGTAGTGGCCCTGCTGCTGTTTGGCCTCGAGAACCTCAGTATTGTAGATGGGCTGCAAAAGGGCACCCTGCCCGAGCTGAACGCCATCATCAATAGCACCGTTACGGCCGTGCTCCTACTGGGTTTTGCCTTTATTCTGCGCCGGCAGATAACCGCGCACCGTGCCTGCATGCTTACGGCACTTGCGCTTAGCGTGCTCTTCCTGCTGAGCTATGTAGTGCAGCACGCCCAGTTTGAAAGCACACCCTATCCCAAATCGCTTCCTACCTATAGCCTGTATTTATTTATTCTGTTCAGCCACATTGTATTGGCTGTGGCCGTAGTGCCACTTGCCCTGCTGAGCATCTACCGGGGTGCTACGCAGCAGTACGCCAGCCACCGCCGCATAGCCCGCTGGACGCTGCCCATCTGGCTCTACGTGTCCATCACGGGTGTAGTGGTATACCTCATGATTTCTCCGTATTATTGA
- a CDS encoding DUF983 domain-containing protein, whose translation MTKPPSFFAALLGTRCPKCRRGFMFLHRPYAFRHFLRMPTYCPHCAFRFEVEPGFWWGAMYITYAQNTALFLLGLTAYFIWHPPIWLIITLLFLASLVFLPVMVRTSRVLMLYLFAQVRFDPQRYLQSAAENYAQYPPPQEEGPATH comes from the coding sequence ATGACTAAGCCCCCCTCCTTCTTTGCCGCGCTGCTGGGCACCCGCTGCCCCAAGTGCCGCAGGGGTTTCATGTTTCTGCATCGGCCCTATGCATTCCGGCACTTTCTGCGCATGCCCACCTACTGCCCCCATTGTGCATTTCGCTTCGAGGTAGAGCCTGGCTTCTGGTGGGGGGCCATGTACATCACCTATGCCCAGAATACCGCGCTCTTTTTGCTCGGTCTTACGGCCTACTTTATCTGGCATCCCCCTATTTGGCTCATCATAACCCTGCTTTTTCTGGCCTCTCTGGTGTTCTTACCGGTCATGGTGCGCACCAGCCGGGTGCTCATGCTGTACCTTTTTGCCCAGGTGCGTTTCGATCCACAGCGTTACCTGCAGTCGGCAGCCGAGAACTACGCCCAGTATCCACCCCCCCAGGAGGAGGGGCCCGCTACCCACTAG
- a CDS encoding sterol desaturase family protein, translating to MERILLGTLLLIATAVGMEALAWLIHRYLLHGPLWFVHRTHHRPQRGFWEWNDLVALFYAALSAGLVVLGLPTLGLPFWVGLGIALYGLLYFWLHDLIIHQRIRVRYRTRWRYLQRLIRAHKIHHKQLNARPAEAYGFLYAPRRYQPSGPGAAKH from the coding sequence ATGGAGAGAATACTCTTAGGCACCCTGCTGCTTATTGCCACAGCAGTAGGTATGGAGGCGCTGGCCTGGCTGATACACCGCTACCTGCTGCACGGTCCGCTCTGGTTTGTGCACCGTACGCACCACCGCCCGCAGCGTGGCTTTTGGGAGTGGAACGACCTGGTGGCTCTCTTCTATGCCGCCTTATCAGCCGGCCTGGTGGTTCTGGGCCTCCCCACTTTGGGTCTCCCCTTCTGGGTTGGGCTAGGCATTGCGCTATACGGGCTGCTGTATTTCTGGTTGCACGACCTCATCATTCATCAGCGCATCCGGGTTCGCTATCGCACCCGCTGGCGTTATCTGCAGCGGCTTATCCGGGCACACAAAATCCACCACAAGCAGCTGAATGCGCGGCCTGCAGAGGCCTATGGCTTCCTGTATGCACCGCGCCGGTACCAGCCCAGCGGCCCAGGTGCAGCCAAACATTAG
- the topA gene encoding type I DNA topoisomerase codes for MAKHLLIVESPAKAKTIEKYLGDDYQVEASMGHIRDLPKGNGAIDTEHDFEPKYEVSSDKREVVNKLKRLAKTAQKVWLATDEDREGEAISWHLLQELGLDLHNTPRIVFHEITKPAIQQAISNPRSLDMNLVHAQQARRVLDRLVGFELSPILWQKLKPGLSAGRVQSVAVRLIVEREREIMDFQSRGFFRVVGTFEVAGKKLQAELKERFDTEAEARAFLEACRTASFVVADVQKKPAKRTPAAPFTTSTLQQEAARKLGYSVAQTMSLAQALYENGHITYMRTDSLNLSETALAASQQAIVQEYGERYHKRRTYKTKTAGAQEAHEAIRPTDLARRALPDMGRNENRLYELIWKRAVASQMADAELEKTTITVDIQGAGSQPQLQATGEVITFDGFMKLYLEHKDEEEESETQGLLPPLQVGQVLQLEQLTATERFTRASARYNEASLVKKLEELGIGRPSTYAPTISTIQKREYVVKENREGTVRSYQELTLAQGQVKQQQKTENTGAEKMKLFPTDLGMLVTDFLVEYFPDVFDYSFTAKVEQDFDHIATGGVQWNEMIRRFYGPFHERVNVTKASANRATGERELGVDPQTGKPLLVRMGKYGPLVQIGEGDDPEKRFASLQKNQRLETITFAEALDLFRLPRTVGTYEGKDVVAAIGRFGPYIRHNSKFVSIPKDLSPLEITPEQAIALIDAKRQADSERLVKDFSEQNGVQVLKGRYGIYLAYSGKNYKIPKDEQIEAITPERAMEIIQSQPEPRGRGRAAAKADKKAPEATKSSKKPAKAPAKAARKKTAQSPRSKKK; via the coding sequence ATGGCAAAACATTTGTTGATAGTAGAATCCCCTGCCAAGGCCAAAACCATAGAAAAGTACCTGGGCGACGACTACCAGGTGGAGGCCTCCATGGGGCATATACGCGACCTGCCCAAAGGGAATGGAGCCATAGATACCGAGCACGACTTTGAACCCAAATATGAGGTAAGCAGCGACAAGCGAGAGGTAGTAAACAAGCTGAAGCGCCTGGCCAAGACCGCCCAAAAGGTGTGGCTGGCTACGGACGAGGACCGCGAGGGAGAGGCCATCAGCTGGCACCTGCTGCAGGAACTGGGCTTGGACCTGCACAATACACCCCGGATTGTTTTTCACGAGATTACCAAGCCTGCCATCCAGCAGGCCATCTCGAACCCCCGCAGCCTGGATATGAACCTGGTGCATGCCCAGCAGGCCCGCCGCGTGCTGGATAGGCTCGTGGGTTTTGAGCTATCGCCCATCCTGTGGCAAAAGCTGAAGCCAGGCCTAAGCGCGGGCCGTGTGCAGAGTGTGGCCGTGCGCCTGATTGTGGAGCGCGAGCGGGAAATCATGGACTTTCAGTCGCGCGGATTCTTTCGGGTGGTAGGCACCTTTGAGGTAGCGGGCAAAAAGCTGCAGGCCGAGCTGAAGGAGCGATTCGACACCGAGGCCGAGGCGCGGGCCTTCCTGGAGGCCTGCCGCACAGCCAGCTTTGTGGTGGCCGATGTGCAAAAGAAACCCGCCAAGCGGACTCCCGCTGCCCCCTTCACCACCAGCACCCTGCAGCAGGAGGCCGCACGCAAGCTGGGCTACAGTGTGGCCCAGACCATGAGCCTTGCTCAGGCGCTGTACGAAAATGGCCATATTACCTATATGCGTACCGACTCGCTAAACCTGAGCGAGACGGCCCTGGCAGCCAGCCAGCAGGCTATTGTGCAGGAGTATGGCGAACGCTACCACAAGCGCCGCACCTACAAGACCAAAACTGCAGGTGCCCAGGAAGCCCACGAGGCCATCCGCCCTACCGACCTGGCCCGCAGGGCCCTGCCAGACATGGGGCGTAATGAGAACCGCCTCTACGAACTGATCTGGAAACGCGCCGTAGCTAGCCAGATGGCAGATGCCGAGCTGGAAAAAACAACCATCACCGTAGATATACAGGGGGCTGGTAGCCAGCCACAGCTACAGGCCACAGGCGAGGTCATCACCTTCGACGGCTTCATGAAGCTGTACCTGGAGCACAAGGACGAGGAGGAGGAAAGCGAGACACAAGGCCTGCTGCCCCCCCTTCAGGTTGGCCAGGTGCTGCAGCTGGAACAGCTGACGGCTACCGAACGATTCACCCGCGCCAGTGCCCGCTACAATGAGGCCAGCCTGGTGAAAAAGCTGGAGGAACTGGGCATAGGCCGTCCCTCTACCTACGCGCCCACCATCTCCACCATACAGAAGCGGGAGTATGTGGTAAAGGAAAACCGCGAAGGAACTGTACGCAGCTACCAGGAGCTTACCCTGGCTCAGGGCCAGGTAAAGCAGCAGCAGAAAACAGAAAATACCGGTGCCGAGAAGATGAAACTCTTCCCTACCGACCTGGGCATGCTGGTAACCGACTTCCTGGTGGAGTATTTTCCCGATGTGTTTGATTACAGCTTCACAGCTAAGGTGGAGCAGGACTTTGACCACATTGCCACCGGTGGCGTGCAGTGGAACGAGATGATCCGCAGGTTTTACGGGCCGTTTCACGAACGGGTGAATGTAACCAAAGCCAGTGCCAACCGTGCCACTGGCGAGCGCGAGCTGGGTGTAGACCCACAGACTGGTAAGCCCCTGCTGGTGCGCATGGGCAAGTATGGGCCCCTGGTACAGATAGGTGAGGGGGATGACCCCGAGAAGCGATTTGCCAGCCTGCAGAAAAACCAGCGCCTGGAGACCATTACCTTTGCCGAAGCGCTAGACCTCTTCCGCCTGCCCCGCACCGTAGGCACCTATGAGGGGAAGGACGTGGTGGCCGCCATTGGCCGCTTTGGCCCCTACATTCGCCACAACAGCAAGTTTGTGAGCATCCCCAAAGACCTCTCCCCGCTGGAGATAACACCCGAGCAGGCCATTGCACTGATAGATGCCAAGCGCCAGGCCGATTCTGAGCGCCTGGTAAAGGATTTCTCGGAGCAGAATGGGGTACAGGTACTAAAAGGACGCTACGGCATCTACCTGGCATACAGTGGCAAGAACTACAAGATACCCAAGGATGAGCAGATAGAGGCCATCACCCCCGAGCGCGCCATGGAGATCATACAAAGCCAGCCCGAACCCCGTGGCCGTGGCCGGGCCGCTGCCAAGGCCGACAAAAAGGCACCTGAAGCCACCAAGTCCTCAAAGAAACCCGCCAAGGCACCTGCAAAGGCTGCGCGCAAAAAGACGGCCCAAAGCCCAAGGAGCAAAAAGAAATAA
- the priA gene encoding primosomal protein N', whose product MEQGIDRVWVADVLLPLAVAGHFTYLLPSSCQGQQLSGHRVLVPFGRRQQYAGIVVGCRYLYSQAEAKGLKPVLEVLDPQPVMQDWQLPFIQWLAQYYLCTEGEVLRAALPTGLKVDSQQVLSPTETADLEDPQLSDKAYLLLQALLLAQQLSLEEAAEALGLKRAQRYIAELQAAGYVHQQAEALHRYTEKTLPVLKLTPAYQAEEKLNEAFESLGRAPKQEKILLVVAEAHLRGQLPARHWVLAQAGASAASLAPLVAKGIVTVEALPVSRLREVAHTAYRTPSAPTQAQARALHQIQHSWAQAPTKPILLHGATGSGKTYLYTRLAEDVVAQGRQVLLMLPEIALTKQVVERLRASFGELLGVYHSRYSPAERVEIWNKVWQGEYRVVVGVRSSLWLPFPNLGMILIDEAHDTSLKQQDSLPYFHAGDAALYLAQQLQIPILLGSATPSLEHYRQALAGRYQLVELPEPVRTAPPPQLRCIDMRHEVGHHLSEGRLSSHALHALQQCLQRQEQSVVFVHRRGYAPYLVCTSCGTVPQCPRCDISLSYHKRTQDLRCHYCGFTESQTRVCGTCGQPELRVQDYGTERVAEQLAQLLPGARIARMDADTTRGKNALQELLDRYEQHELDILVGTQMLTKGLDFPRLTLAVVLNADALLSYPDFRAEERAYQLLRQFAGRSGRHHLPGQVLIQTYQPDHPIFGLLTQPYTAFYTRELEARRTFAYPPYTRLLVVELQHSQPPYLQQEAQRLHQLLRPTLGPHLSGPATPAVERLRSRYRRQFMLRLPRTGQAAALKDALRQAIQAYYAAAPDKTLRILLDVDPQ is encoded by the coding sequence ATGGAACAGGGTATAGATCGGGTATGGGTGGCAGATGTGCTGCTGCCACTAGCGGTAGCTGGCCACTTTACCTACCTGCTCCCCAGTTCCTGCCAGGGGCAGCAGCTCAGCGGGCACCGGGTGCTGGTGCCCTTTGGCCGCAGGCAGCAGTATGCTGGCATAGTGGTAGGCTGCCGCTACCTGTACAGCCAGGCCGAGGCCAAGGGGCTGAAGCCTGTGCTGGAGGTGCTAGACCCGCAGCCCGTGATGCAAGACTGGCAGCTACCCTTCATCCAGTGGCTGGCGCAGTACTACCTGTGCACCGAGGGCGAAGTGCTACGGGCGGCCCTACCCACTGGGCTGAAGGTGGATAGCCAGCAGGTGCTGAGCCCTACCGAAACGGCCGACCTGGAGGACCCCCAGCTGAGCGATAAAGCCTACCTCCTACTACAGGCACTCCTGCTGGCGCAGCAGCTGAGCCTCGAGGAGGCTGCCGAGGCCCTGGGCCTCAAGCGTGCGCAGCGCTACATAGCCGAGCTGCAGGCCGCAGGCTATGTGCACCAGCAGGCCGAGGCCCTGCACCGCTATACCGAGAAGACCCTGCCCGTACTGAAGCTCACACCAGCCTACCAAGCCGAGGAAAAGCTGAACGAGGCCTTCGAAAGCCTAGGCCGCGCGCCCAAACAGGAGAAAATACTACTGGTGGTGGCGGAGGCACACCTGAGGGGCCAGCTACCCGCCAGGCACTGGGTGCTGGCGCAGGCCGGAGCCAGCGCGGCCAGCCTGGCCCCCCTGGTGGCAAAGGGCATCGTAACCGTAGAGGCCCTGCCCGTAAGCCGCCTGCGCGAGGTGGCACACACGGCCTACCGCACCCCATCGGCCCCCACCCAGGCCCAGGCCCGCGCCCTACACCAGATACAGCACAGCTGGGCACAGGCGCCCACCAAACCCATCCTGCTGCATGGCGCCACCGGCAGCGGCAAAACCTACCTGTACACCCGCCTGGCAGAGGACGTGGTGGCCCAGGGACGGCAGGTGCTGCTGATGCTGCCCGAAATTGCCCTTACCAAGCAGGTGGTGGAGCGCCTCCGCGCTTCCTTTGGCGAGCTGCTGGGGGTGTACCACAGCCGATATAGCCCAGCCGAGCGGGTAGAGATCTGGAACAAGGTGTGGCAGGGAGAATACCGCGTGGTGGTGGGCGTGCGTTCCTCCCTCTGGCTGCCTTTTCCCAACCTGGGGATGATCCTGATAGACGAGGCGCATGATACCAGCCTGAAGCAGCAGGACAGCCTGCCCTACTTCCACGCTGGCGATGCGGCCCTGTACCTGGCTCAGCAGCTACAGATCCCCATTCTGCTGGGCAGTGCCACCCCCAGCCTGGAGCACTACCGGCAGGCCCTGGCGGGCCGCTACCAGCTGGTGGAGCTGCCCGAGCCTGTGCGCACGGCCCCACCCCCCCAGCTGCGCTGCATAGACATGCGCCACGAGGTGGGCCACCACCTGAGCGAGGGCCGCCTGAGCAGCCATGCCCTGCACGCCCTGCAGCAGTGCCTGCAGCGCCAGGAGCAGAGCGTCGTATTTGTACACCGGCGCGGCTATGCCCCCTACCTGGTGTGCACCAGCTGCGGCACCGTGCCCCAGTGCCCCCGCTGCGACATCAGCCTCAGCTACCACAAGCGCACCCAAGACCTGCGCTGCCACTACTGCGGCTTTACCGAAAGCCAGACCCGCGTGTGCGGCACCTGCGGACAGCCCGAACTGCGCGTGCAGGACTATGGAACCGAGCGGGTGGCCGAGCAGCTGGCCCAGCTACTGCCCGGCGCACGCATAGCCCGCATGGACGCAGATACCACCCGTGGGAAAAATGCCCTGCAAGAGCTGCTAGACCGCTACGAACAGCACGAGCTGGACATCCTGGTGGGCACCCAGATGCTGACCAAGGGGCTGGACTTTCCGCGCCTGACCCTGGCCGTGGTGCTGAATGCCGATGCCCTGCTGAGCTACCCCGACTTCCGCGCCGAGGAGCGCGCCTACCAGCTCCTCCGCCAGTTTGCCGGCCGCAGTGGGCGCCACCACCTGCCCGGCCAGGTGCTGATACAGACCTACCAGCCCGATCATCCCATCTTCGGCCTGCTCACCCAGCCCTACACCGCCTTCTACACCCGCGAGCTGGAAGCCCGCCGCACCTTTGCCTACCCCCCATACACCCGCCTGCTGGTGGTAGAGCTGCAGCACAGCCAGCCCCCCTACCTGCAGCAGGAGGCCCAGCGCCTGCACCAGCTGCTACGGCCCACCCTGGGCCCCCACCTATCCGGCCCCGCCACGCCCGCCGTAGAGCGCCTGCGCAGCCGCTACCGCCGCCAGTTTATGCTACGCCTGCCGCGCACCGGCCAGGCCGCTGCCCTAAAGGATGCCCTGCGCCAGGCCATACAGGCCTACTACGCCGCCGCCCCCGACAAAACCCTGCGCATCCTGCTGGACGTAGACCCACAGTGA